ATCTGCTGCAAGACCATCATCGGTTTCGGCTCGCCGAACAAGCAAGGTAAAGAAGACTGCCACGGCGCCCCACTGGGTGACGCGGAAATCGCCTTGGCTCGCGAAGCGCTGAAGTGGAACCACGGCCCGTTCGAAATCCCGGCTGACATCTACGCCGAGTGGAGCGCCAAGGAAAAAGGCCTGGCCGCCGAAGCCGAGTGGGACCAGCGTTTTGCTGCCTACTCCGCCGAATTCCCGGAATTGGCCAACGAGCTGGTACGCCGCCTCGCCGGTGACCTGCCTGCCGACTTCTCGGAAAAAGCCTCGGCCTACATCGCCGAAGTCGCGGCCAAGGGCGAGACCATCGCCAGCCGTAAAGCCAGCCAGAACACCCTGAATGCCTTTGGCCCATTGCTGCCTGAGATCCTCGGAGGTTCGGCTGACCTGGCCGGTTCCAACCTGACCCTGTGGAAAGGTTGCAAAGGTGTGTCGGCCGAAGACGCCAGCGGCAACTACATGTACTACGGCGTGCGCGAGTTCGGCATGAGCGCCATCATGAACGGCGTGTCCCTGCACGGCGGCCTGGTGCCTTACGGCGCGACCTTCCTGATGTTCATGGAATACGCGCGTAACGCGGTACGTATGGCCGCGCTGATGAAGAAGCGTGTGATCCATGTGTACACCCACGACTCCATCGGCCTGGGCGAAGACGGCCCGACGCACCAGCCGGTCGAGCAACTGACCAGCCTGCGCACCACGCCGAACCTGGATTGCTGGCGCCCAGCCGACGCGGTGGAATCCGCGGTGGCCTGGAAGCACGCTATCGAGCGCAAAGACGGCCCTTCGGCGCTGATCTTCTCGCGTCAGAACCTGCAACACCAAGTGCGTACCGACGCGCAGATCGCCAACATCAGCCGTGGCGGTTATGTGCTCAAAGACTGCATCGGCGAGCCGGAACTGATCCTGATCTCCACCGGTTCCGAAGTCGGCCTGACGGTTCAGGCCTACGACAAGCTGACCGCCCAGGGCCGTAACGTGCGCGTTGTGTCCATGCCGTGCACCAGCCTGTTCGAAGCCCAGGACGCGGACTACAAGCAGTCGGTTCTGCCGTTGCAGGTCAGCGCGCGTATCGCCATCGAAGCGGCGCACGCCGACTACTGGTACAAGTACGTGGGCCTGGAAGGCCGCGTGATCGGCATGACCACCTACGGTGAGTCGGCGCCGGCGCCAGCCTTGTTCGAAGAGTTCGGCTTCACCCTGGAAAACATCCTGGGTCAGGCTGAAGAGCTGCTGGAAGACTAAGGCTGTAGATTGAGGTGGCTGTGCCGGCCTCTTCGCGAGCAAGCCCGCTCCCACACTTGAATGGGTTCACACAGTTGCAATTGTGAACCCGGTCAAATGTGGGAGCGGGCTTGCTCGCGAAGGCGGCGGCACATTCACCCCTTCACCCAAGTTGATCGAGAACCCCATGCCTCAACCGCGTCCCTACAAAGTTGCACTCAACGGCTACGGCCGCATTGGTCGTTGCGTCTTGCGTGCTCTGTTCGAGCGAGGGGCGGCGGCCGGGTTTGAAATTGTGGCGATCAACGATTTGGCCGACATGGCCAGCATCGAATACCTGACACGCTTTGACTCCACTCACGGCCGCTTCCCCGGCGAAGTGCGGGTCGAGGGCGATTGTCTGCATATTAATGGCAACTGCGTGCAGGTCTTGCGCAGTGCCACTCCCGAAGGCATCGACTGGAAAGCACTGGGCGTTGACCTGGTGCTGGAGTGTTCCGGTGTCTATCACACCCGTGCCGATGGCCAGCGTTTTCTCGACGCCGGCGCACCGCGTGTGTTGTTTTCCCAGCCGATGGCCAGCGAGGCGGATGTGGACGCCACCATCGTCTACGGCATCAACCAGGATTGCCTGACCGGCGATGAGCTGCTGGTGTCCAACGCCTCCTGCACCACCAACTGCAGCGTGCCACTCTTGCGCCTGCTGGATCAGGCGATCGGCATCGATTATGTGTCGATCACCACGATTCACTCGGCGATGAACGACCAGCCGGTGATCGACGCCTATCATCATGAAGACCTGCGCCGCACGCGCTCGGCGTTCCAGTCAGTGATTCCGGTGTCTACCGGCCTGGCCCGTGGCATCGAGCGACTGTTGCCGGAACTTGCCGGGCGAATCCAGGCCAAAGCCGTACGGGTGCCGACGGTGAACGTGTCTTGCCTGGACATCACCATGCAAACCGTCAGCGACACTGACGCGACGGAGGTCAACCGGATCCTGCGCGACGCCGCCACCAGCGGCCCGCTCAAAGGCCTTTTGGCCTACACCGAGTTGCCGCACGCCAGTTGTGATTTCAACCATGACCCGCATTCGGCGATTGTCGATGCCAGCCAGACCCGTGTTTCCGGCCCCAGACTGGTGAACATCCTGGCCTGGTTCGACAACGAATGGGGCTTTGCCAACCGCATGCTGGATGTTGCAGGGCACTATCTGCACATCGCTACCAAACAACCTCAACAGTAATTCAGGAACTGCGACCCATGACCGTGTTGAAGATGACCGACCTCGATCTGCAAGGTAAGCGCGTACTGATTCGCGAAGACCTCAACGTCCCAGTCAAGGACGGTGTTGTCACCAGCGATGCGCGAATCCTGGCCTCGCTGCCGACCATCAAGCTGGCCCTGGAAAAAGGCGCGGCCGTGATGGTCTGCTCCCACCTGGGTCGCCCGACCGAAGGTGAGTTCAGCGCCGAAAACAGCCTCAAGCCTGTAGCCGAGTACCTGAGCAAGGCCCTGGGCCGTAACGTGCCGCTGGTAGCCGATTACCTGGGCGGCGTCGACGTGAAACCTGGCGATATCGTGCTGTTCGAAAACGTGCGCTTCAACAAAGGCGAGAAAAAGAACAGCGACGAACTGGCCCAGCAATACGCGGCCCTGTGCGACGTGTTCGTGATGGACGCTTTCGGCACTGCGCACCGCGCCGAAGGCTCGACCCACGGCGTGGCCAAGTTCGCTAAAGTTGCGGCGGCTGGCCCGTTGCTGGCGGCAGAGCTGGATGCATTGGGCAAGGCGCTGGGTGCTCCGGCACAACCGATGGCTGCAATCGTGGCCGGCTCCAAAGTGTCGACCAAGCTGGACGTGCTCAACAGTCTGAGCACCATCTGCAACCAACTGATCGTTGGCGGCGGCATCGCCAACACCTTCCTGGCCGCAGCCGGGCACCCGGTGGGCAAGTCGCTGTACGAGCCAGACCTGCTCGACACGGCCCGCGCCATTGCCGCCAAAGTCAGCGTGCCGCTGCCGGTGGACGTGGTAGTTGCCAAGGAATTCGCCGAAAGCGCCGAAGCCACCGTCAAGCTCATTGCTGACGTGGCGGCTGACGACATGATTCTGGATATCGGCCCACAAACCGCGGCTAACTTTGCGCAACTGCTGAAAGCCTCCCAGACCATTCTGTGGAACGGCCCGGTCGGTGTGTTTGAGTTCGACCAGTTCGGCAACGGCACCAAAGTGCTGGCCAAGGCGATTGCCGAAAGCTCGGCATTCTCCATCGCCGGCGGTGGTGACACCCTGGCCGCCATCGATAAATATGGCGTTGCTGACCAGATCTCCTACATTTCTACCGGTGGCGGCGCATTCCTCGAATTCGTCGAAGGCAAAGTGTTGCCGGCCGTTGAAGTGCTGGAAACCCGAGCCAAAGGTTAAGGCTCGTGATCCGGAAAAGGAGCATTCCCATGATCAAGTCGTTGGCACTGGTGATCGCAGCGGGCCTGTTGGCCGGCTGCGG
The window above is part of the Pseudomonas sp. KBS0710 genome. Proteins encoded here:
- a CDS encoding phosphoglycerate kinase codes for the protein MTVLKMTDLDLQGKRVLIREDLNVPVKDGVVTSDARILASLPTIKLALEKGAAVMVCSHLGRPTEGEFSAENSLKPVAEYLSKALGRNVPLVADYLGGVDVKPGDIVLFENVRFNKGEKKNSDELAQQYAALCDVFVMDAFGTAHRAEGSTHGVAKFAKVAAAGPLLAAELDALGKALGAPAQPMAAIVAGSKVSTKLDVLNSLSTICNQLIVGGGIANTFLAAAGHPVGKSLYEPDLLDTARAIAAKVSVPLPVDVVVAKEFAESAEATVKLIADVAADDMILDIGPQTAANFAQLLKASQTILWNGPVGVFEFDQFGNGTKVLAKAIAESSAFSIAGGGDTLAAIDKYGVADQISYISTGGGAFLEFVEGKVLPAVEVLETRAKG
- the epd gene encoding erythrose-4-phosphate dehydrogenase, giving the protein MPQPRPYKVALNGYGRIGRCVLRALFERGAAAGFEIVAINDLADMASIEYLTRFDSTHGRFPGEVRVEGDCLHINGNCVQVLRSATPEGIDWKALGVDLVLECSGVYHTRADGQRFLDAGAPRVLFSQPMASEADVDATIVYGINQDCLTGDELLVSNASCTTNCSVPLLRLLDQAIGIDYVSITTIHSAMNDQPVIDAYHHEDLRRTRSAFQSVIPVSTGLARGIERLLPELAGRIQAKAVRVPTVNVSCLDITMQTVSDTDATEVNRILRDAATSGPLKGLLAYTELPHASCDFNHDPHSAIVDASQTRVSGPRLVNILAWFDNEWGFANRMLDVAGHYLHIATKQPQQ
- the tkt gene encoding transketolase, with the translated sequence MPSRRERANAIRALSMDAVQKANSGHPGAPMGMADIAEVLWRDYLKHNPSNPSFADRDRFVLSNGHGSMLIYSLLHLTGYDVTIDDLKSFRQLHSRTPGHPEFGYTPGVETTTGPLGQGLANAVGFALAEKVLGAQFNRPGHNIVDHHTYVFLGDGCMMEGISHEVASLAGTLGLGKLIAFYDDNGISIDGEVEGWFTDDTPKRFEAYNWQVIRNVDGHDPEEIKTAIDTARKSEQPTLICCKTIIGFGSPNKQGKEDCHGAPLGDAEIALAREALKWNHGPFEIPADIYAEWSAKEKGLAAEAEWDQRFAAYSAEFPELANELVRRLAGDLPADFSEKASAYIAEVAAKGETIASRKASQNTLNAFGPLLPEILGGSADLAGSNLTLWKGCKGVSAEDASGNYMYYGVREFGMSAIMNGVSLHGGLVPYGATFLMFMEYARNAVRMAALMKKRVIHVYTHDSIGLGEDGPTHQPVEQLTSLRTTPNLDCWRPADAVESAVAWKHAIERKDGPSALIFSRQNLQHQVRTDAQIANISRGGYVLKDCIGEPELILISTGSEVGLTVQAYDKLTAQGRNVRVVSMPCTSLFEAQDADYKQSVLPLQVSARIAIEAAHADYWYKYVGLEGRVIGMTTYGESAPAPALFEEFGFTLENILGQAEELLED